In Rhizorhabdus phycosphaerae, the genomic stretch TCAAAAATGGCGACGAGGTCCGGCTGGTCGGGTTCGGAACCTTCTCCGTGACCAAGCGCAAAGCTTCGACGGGGCGCAATCCGCGGACGGGCGAACCGATGCAGATCGATGCGTCGAGCCAGCCAAAGTTCAAGCCGGGCAAGGGTCTCAAGGACG encodes the following:
- a CDS encoding HU family DNA-binding protein, which gives rise to MNKQELIGTVAEATGMTKNDATKAVEAVFDSITAQLKNGDEVRLVGFGTFSVTKRKASTGRNPRTGEPMQIDASSQPKFKPGKGLKDAVN